In one window of Drosophila mauritiana strain mau12 chromosome X, ASM438214v1, whole genome shotgun sequence DNA:
- the LOC117146743 gene encoding probable phosphorylase b kinase regulatory subunit alpha isoform X3: MRSRSNSGVRLDYYQRIVHRLILAHQEPVTGLFPASNVNSHAWIRDNVYCILAVWGLSMAYKKIADQDEDRAKCYELEQSCVKLMRGLLMAMMNQKDKVEKFKMTQSPYDSLHAKYSSKNGLPVVADNEWGHLQIDAVSLYLLILAQMTASGLQIVFSLDEVSFIQNLVFYIESAYSIPDYGIWERGDKTNHGEPELNASSIGMAKAALEAMNELDLFGARGGPASVIHVLADEAHKCQAVLQSMLPRESNSKELDSGLLCVIGFPAFAVDDAQLIHNTKDAILSRLQGKYGCKRFLRDGYRTPKEDPSRLYYERWELRMFENIECEWPLFYCYLILFHAFQSDKRAVEEYASRLEKIMVRSEDGILLVPESYAVPQDLVGFEYQKPGSQVREVVGRCPFLWGQSLFILGRLLQEGFLAVGELDPLNRRLGAQKKPDVVVQVVIIAEDNEIRDKLAEHDLHVQTIAEVAPIEVQPARVLSHLYTYLGRNRKLGLSGRKSRDVGILSTSKLYSLKDRIFAFTPQHIDYEEYYTTRDPDLLASNFTTNLAFLTNNWRHMLGRPTITLMATHYMLDQDKIPLAMIQTMRKLKSGYINGTRVMLGSLKDFLNTSAITDLSFLGSTEDGYPDRLHPDVQTYLDEHLLRSFSNRSTMNLRGGQLRPRTLRRRMSCKGAIKKTRSINVDSDNLGMEGPSPLTERRLSSIVPPPWLQANKQSHVSVFATTPEEGPTSSPLSLGNELIRENIYPVDPHHSRSAIDRRSEFVRQQEMPKILIQRHRAETNFADTEVEELIAMLRETENLEEQGDILQYLVDTQGLDFNTAGLGFKNKSEENATPNANNAELEQAFVDDVVLELAGGGGGAGAAGGGGDGAKKSPTIVLPTVIIDAATIPAGTGTDPDNAAHPSSATANSNNSHCIGNTSNISSSSSNISNHNNMSPHENNHDSSQSEGMLEEGRVVTVRDLLKGLYEKACQQKLWGLVRHTAGMLGKRVEDLAKAVTDLLVRQKQVTVGMPPNNEHTITAPLPEVELRQLIHDAYGDDESTAMLTQELMVYLAMFIRTEPQLFHEMLRLRVGLIIQVMAKELSRTLNCDGEAASEHLLNLSPFEMKNLLYHILSGKEFAVSSVARGNLSIVSCKSSRVSKKSQIGLGDPEGEDALIATIDDRQGQWLRRRRLDGALNRVPRDFYSRVWTVLEKCQGLAIEGRVLQQSLTQEMTPGELKFALEVETALNQIPQPEYRQLVVEALMVLTLVTEHNMVPSLGGVIYVEHLVHKANQLFLEDQRKVQGDATLCCAKIKDGKEQQQAASGMLLCGGAAYICQHLYDSAPSGSYGTMTYMSRAVALVLDCVPKHGEMECAIS; this comes from the exons ATGCGTTCTCGCAGCAATTCGGGCGTCCGTTTGGACTACTACCAGCGCATCGTGCATCGTCTGATCCTGGCCCACCAGGAACCGGTCACCGGTCTCTTTCCCGCCTCGAATGTAAACTCGCACGCCTGGATCAGGGACAATGTGTACTGCATCTTGGCCGTTTGGGGCTTGTCCATGGCGTACAAGAAGATTGCCGATCAGGACGAGGATCGGGCCAAGTGCTACGAGCTGGAGCAGAGCTGTGTGAAGCTGATGCGCGGCCTGCTCATGGCCATGATGAACCAGAAGGACAAGGTGGAGAAGTTCAAGATGACCCAGAGCCCCTACGATTCGCTGCACGCCAAATATTCCAGCAAGAACGGCTTGCCCGTGGTCGCCGACAATGAGTGGGGTCATCTGCAGATCGATGCCGTGTCCCTGTACCTGCTGATCCTGGCCCAGATGACGGCCTCCGGCCTGCAGATCGTCTTCTCCCTGGACGAGGTGTCGTTCATCCAGAATCTGGTCTTCTATATCGAGTCAGCCTACTCGATTCCCGACTATGGCATTTGGGAGCGCGGAGATAAAACCAATCATG GTGAACCCGAGCTGAATGCCAGCTCCATTGGCATGGCCAAGGCTGCGCTGGAAGCCATGAACGAGCTGGATCTGTTTGGAGCCCGTGGCGGTCCGGCCAGTGTTATCCATGTGCTGGCCGACGAGGCCCACAAATGCCAGGCGGTGCTGCAGTCGATGCTGCCGCGCGAGTCCAACAGCAAGGAATTGGATTCCGGACTGCTGTGCGTCATCGGTTTCCCCGCCTTTGCTGTGGACGATGCCCAGCTGATACACAACACCAAGGATGCCATTCTGTCCCGTCTGCAGGGCAAGTACGGCTGCAAGAGATTCCTGCGCGATGGCTATCGCACACCGAAGGAGGATCCCTCGAGGCTGTACTACGAGCGCTGGGAGCTGCGCATGTTCGAGAACATCGAGTGCGAGTGGCCGCTGTTCTACTGCTACCTAATCCTGTTCCACGCCTTCCAGAGCGACAAGCGGGCGGTGGAGGAGTACGCCAGCCGGCTGGAGAAGATCATGGTGCGCTCGGAAGATGGCATTCTGCTCGTTCCCGAGAGCTATGCAGTGCCGCAGGATCTGGTGGGCTTCGAGTATCAGAAGCCGGGATCGCAGGTCCGCGAAGTGGTCGGTCGGTGTCCCTTCCTGTGGGGCCAGTCCCTGTTCATCCTCGGCAGATTGCTGCAGGAG GGTTTCCTGGCTGTGGGCGAATTGGATCCATTGAATCGTCGCCTGGGCGCTCAAAAGAAGCCGGACGTCGTCGTCCAAGTGGTCATCATTGCCGAGGACAACGAGATTCGCGACAAGCTGGCCGAGCACGATCTGCACGTGCAGACGATCGCAGAGGTGGCGCCCATTGAGGTGCAGCCAGCCCGAGTCCTCAGTCACCTGTACACCTATCTGGGACGCAATCGGAAACTGGGTTTGAGCGGCAGAAAGTCCCGCGATGTGGGCATCCTCAGCACCAGTAAGCTCTACTCGCTGAAGGATCGCATATTTGCCTTCACGCCGCAG catATCGACTATGAAGAATATTATACAACACGCGATCCCGATTTGCTTGCCAGCAATTTTACCACAAATTTAGCATTCTTGACCAACAATTGGCGTCACATGTTGGGCAGGCCGACAATCACACTAATGGCAACCCACTATATGCTAG ATCAGGACAAGATCCCGCTGGCCATGATCCAGACGATGAGGAAACTCAAGTCGGGCTACATCAATGGCACCCGCGTGATGCTGGGCAGCCTGAAGGACTTCCTCAACACCTCGGCCATCACGGATCTGAGCTTTCTGGGCAGCACCGAGGACGGCTATCCGGACCGCCTGCATCCGGATGTGCAGACCTATCTGGATGAGCATCTGCTGCGCTCGTTCAGCAATCGCAGCACCATGAATCTGCGCGGCGGACAACTGCGTCCGCGAACATTGAGGCGACGCATGTCCTGCAAGGGAGCCATCAAAAAGACGCGCTCCATCAACGTGGACT CTGATAACCTGGGCATGGAGGGACCTTCTCCGCTGACGGAACGTCGCCTGTCCTCGATTGTGCCACCACCATGGCTGCAGGCCAACAAGCAGAGCCACGTCAGTGTGTTCGCCACGACGCCGGAGGAGGGACCCACCAGCTCACCGCTGAGTCTGGGCAACGAGCTCATCCGGGAGAACATCTATCCGGTGGATCCGCATCACAGTCGCTCGGCGATCGACAGACGCAGCGAGTTCGTGCGCCAGCAAGAGA TGCCAAAAATTCTAATACAACGCCATCGTGCCGAAACAAATTTCGCGGACACAGAAGTGGAGGAGCTGATTGCGATGCTGCGCGAAACGGAGAATCTCGAGGAGCAGGGCGACATCCTACAGTACCTGGTGGACACTCAGGGTCTGGACTTCAATACGG CCGGCCTGGGATTCAAGAATAAGTCGGAGGAGAATGCCACTCCGAATGCGAATAACGCCG AGCTCGAGCAAGCGTTTGTGGATGATGTGGTGCTGGAACtggctggtggtggtggtggcgcaGGTGCAGCTGGAGGTGGAGGTGATGGGGCCAAGAAGAGCCCAACGATTGTCCTGCCCACGGTGATCATCGATGCTGCTACTATTCCAGCCGGCACCGGCACCGATCCGGATAATGCCGCCCATCCGAGTTCCGCCACCGCCAACAGCAATAATAGCCATTGCATCGGCAACACTAGCAACattagcagcagcagcagcaacatcagcaatcACAACAACATGAGCCCACATGAGAATAACCACGATTCTTCCCAATCCGAAGGCATGCTCGAAGAGGGACGCGTGGTGACCGTGCGGGATCTGCTGAAGGGACTCTACGAGAAGGCGTGCCAGCAGAAGCTCTGGGGACTCGTCCGCCACACGGCCGGCATGCTGGGCAAACGGGTGGAGGATTTGGCCAAAGCGGTCACTGATCTGCTCGTCCGACAGAAGCAGGTCACCGTGGGAATGCCACCAAATAATGAGCACACCATAACGGCGCCGCTGCCGGAAGTCGAGCTGCGTCAGCTCATCCACGAT GCCTATGGCGATGATGAGAGTACGGCGATGCTGACGCAGGAGTTGATGGTCTACCTGGCCATGTTCATACGCACCGAGCCGCAGCTGTTCCACGAGATGCTACGCCTGCGCGTCGGCCTGATCATCCAGGTGATGGCCAAGGAGCTGTCCCGCACCCTCAACTGCGACGGCGAGGCGGCGTCGGAGCATTTACTTAACCTCTCGCCCTTCGAGATGAAAAATCTCCTGTATCACATACTCAGCGGCAAGGAGTTTGCTGTTAGTAGCG TCGCCCGTGGCAATCTGTCCATTGTGAGCTGCAAGAGCAGCCGCGTTAGCAAGAAGAGCCAGATCGGCCTGGGTGATCCGGAGGGCGAAGATGCGCTCATAGCCACCATTGACGACCGGCAGGGTCAGTGGCTGCGCCGGCGACGGCTGGACGGCGCCCTCAATCGTGTGCCCCGCGATTTCTATTCGCGCGTGTGGACCGTACTGGAGAAGTGCCAGGGTCTGGCCATCGAGGGACGTGTCCTGCAGCAGAGTCTCACGCAGGAGATGACGCCGGGCGAACTGAAGTTTGCGCTGGAGGTGGAGACGGCCCTCAACCAGATACCGCAGCCCGAGTACAGGCAGCTGGTGGTCGAGGCTCTGATGGTGCTCACACTCGTCACCGAGCACAATATGGTGCCCTCGCTGGGTGGCGTCATCTACGTGGAGCATCTGGTGCACAAGGCCAATCAGTTGTTCCTCGAGGATCAGCGCAAGGTGCAGGGCGATGCAACGCTGTGCTGCGCCAAGATCAAGGACggcaaggagcagcagcaggccgCCTCCGGGATGCTACTCTGCGGCGGTGCCGCCTACATATGCCAGCATCTCTACGACAG TGCTCCCAGCGGCAGCTATGGCACCATGACCTACATGTCCCGGGCGGTGGCCCTTGTGCTCGACTGTGTGCCCAAGCATGGCGAGATGGAGTGCGCCATCTCCTAA
- the LOC117146743 gene encoding probable phosphorylase b kinase regulatory subunit alpha isoform X1, translating to MRSRSNSGVRLDYYQRIVHRLILAHQEPVTGLFPASNVNSHAWIRDNVYCILAVWGLSMAYKKIADQDEDRAKCYELEQSCVKLMRGLLMAMMNQKDKVEKFKMTQSPYDSLHAKYSSKNGLPVVADNEWGHLQIDAVSLYLLILAQMTASGLQIVFSLDEVSFIQNLVFYIESAYSIPDYGIWERGDKTNHGEPELNASSIGMAKAALEAMNELDLFGARGGPASVIHVLADEAHKCQAVLQSMLPRESNSKELDSGLLCVIGFPAFAVDDAQLIHNTKDAILSRLQGKYGCKRFLRDGYRTPKEDPSRLYYERWELRMFENIECEWPLFYCYLILFHAFQSDKRAVEEYASRLEKIMVRSEDGILLVPESYAVPQDLVGFEYQKPGSQVREVVGRCPFLWGQSLFILGRLLQEGFLAVGELDPLNRRLGAQKKPDVVVQVVIIAEDNEIRDKLAEHDLHVQTIAEVAPIEVQPARVLSHLYTYLGRNRKLGLSGRKSRDVGILSTSKLYSLKDRIFAFTPQHIDYEEYYTTRDPDLLASNFTTNLAFLTNNWRHMLGRPTITLMATHYMLDQDKIPLAMIQTMRKLKSGYINGTRVMLGSLKDFLNTSAITDLSFLGSTEDGYPDRLHPDVQTYLDEHLLRSFSNRSTMNLRGGQLRPRTLRRRMSCKGAIKKTRSINVDSDNLGMEGPSPLTERRLSSIVPPPWLQANKQSHVSVFATTPEEGPTSSPLSLGNELIRENIYPVDPHHSRSAIDRRSEFVRQQEITVPKILIQRHRAETNFADTEVEELIAMLRETENLEEQGDILQYLVDTQGLDFNTAGLGFKNKSEENATPNANNAELEQAFVDDVVLELAGGGGGAGAAGGGGDGAKKSPTIVLPTVIIDAATIPAGTGTDPDNAAHPSSATANSNNSHCIGNTSNISSSSSNISNHNNMSPHENNHDSSQSEGMLEEGRVVTVRDLLKGLYEKACQQKLWGLVRHTAGMLGKRVEDLAKAVTDLLVRQKQVTVGMPPNNEHTITAPLPEVELRQLIHDAYGDDESTAMLTQELMVYLAMFIRTEPQLFHEMLRLRVGLIIQVMAKELSRTLNCDGEAASEHLLNLSPFEMKNLLYHILSGKEFAVSSVARGNLSIVSCKSSRVSKKSQIGLGDPEGEDALIATIDDRQGQWLRRRRLDGALNRVPRDFYSRVWTVLEKCQGLAIEGRVLQQSLTQEMTPGELKFALEVETALNQIPQPEYRQLVVEALMVLTLVTEHNMVPSLGGVIYVEHLVHKANQLFLEDQRKVQGDATLCCAKIKDGKEQQQAASGMLLCGGAAYICQHLYDSAPSGSYGTMTYMSRAVALVLDCVPKHGEMECAIS from the exons ATGCGTTCTCGCAGCAATTCGGGCGTCCGTTTGGACTACTACCAGCGCATCGTGCATCGTCTGATCCTGGCCCACCAGGAACCGGTCACCGGTCTCTTTCCCGCCTCGAATGTAAACTCGCACGCCTGGATCAGGGACAATGTGTACTGCATCTTGGCCGTTTGGGGCTTGTCCATGGCGTACAAGAAGATTGCCGATCAGGACGAGGATCGGGCCAAGTGCTACGAGCTGGAGCAGAGCTGTGTGAAGCTGATGCGCGGCCTGCTCATGGCCATGATGAACCAGAAGGACAAGGTGGAGAAGTTCAAGATGACCCAGAGCCCCTACGATTCGCTGCACGCCAAATATTCCAGCAAGAACGGCTTGCCCGTGGTCGCCGACAATGAGTGGGGTCATCTGCAGATCGATGCCGTGTCCCTGTACCTGCTGATCCTGGCCCAGATGACGGCCTCCGGCCTGCAGATCGTCTTCTCCCTGGACGAGGTGTCGTTCATCCAGAATCTGGTCTTCTATATCGAGTCAGCCTACTCGATTCCCGACTATGGCATTTGGGAGCGCGGAGATAAAACCAATCATG GTGAACCCGAGCTGAATGCCAGCTCCATTGGCATGGCCAAGGCTGCGCTGGAAGCCATGAACGAGCTGGATCTGTTTGGAGCCCGTGGCGGTCCGGCCAGTGTTATCCATGTGCTGGCCGACGAGGCCCACAAATGCCAGGCGGTGCTGCAGTCGATGCTGCCGCGCGAGTCCAACAGCAAGGAATTGGATTCCGGACTGCTGTGCGTCATCGGTTTCCCCGCCTTTGCTGTGGACGATGCCCAGCTGATACACAACACCAAGGATGCCATTCTGTCCCGTCTGCAGGGCAAGTACGGCTGCAAGAGATTCCTGCGCGATGGCTATCGCACACCGAAGGAGGATCCCTCGAGGCTGTACTACGAGCGCTGGGAGCTGCGCATGTTCGAGAACATCGAGTGCGAGTGGCCGCTGTTCTACTGCTACCTAATCCTGTTCCACGCCTTCCAGAGCGACAAGCGGGCGGTGGAGGAGTACGCCAGCCGGCTGGAGAAGATCATGGTGCGCTCGGAAGATGGCATTCTGCTCGTTCCCGAGAGCTATGCAGTGCCGCAGGATCTGGTGGGCTTCGAGTATCAGAAGCCGGGATCGCAGGTCCGCGAAGTGGTCGGTCGGTGTCCCTTCCTGTGGGGCCAGTCCCTGTTCATCCTCGGCAGATTGCTGCAGGAG GGTTTCCTGGCTGTGGGCGAATTGGATCCATTGAATCGTCGCCTGGGCGCTCAAAAGAAGCCGGACGTCGTCGTCCAAGTGGTCATCATTGCCGAGGACAACGAGATTCGCGACAAGCTGGCCGAGCACGATCTGCACGTGCAGACGATCGCAGAGGTGGCGCCCATTGAGGTGCAGCCAGCCCGAGTCCTCAGTCACCTGTACACCTATCTGGGACGCAATCGGAAACTGGGTTTGAGCGGCAGAAAGTCCCGCGATGTGGGCATCCTCAGCACCAGTAAGCTCTACTCGCTGAAGGATCGCATATTTGCCTTCACGCCGCAG catATCGACTATGAAGAATATTATACAACACGCGATCCCGATTTGCTTGCCAGCAATTTTACCACAAATTTAGCATTCTTGACCAACAATTGGCGTCACATGTTGGGCAGGCCGACAATCACACTAATGGCAACCCACTATATGCTAG ATCAGGACAAGATCCCGCTGGCCATGATCCAGACGATGAGGAAACTCAAGTCGGGCTACATCAATGGCACCCGCGTGATGCTGGGCAGCCTGAAGGACTTCCTCAACACCTCGGCCATCACGGATCTGAGCTTTCTGGGCAGCACCGAGGACGGCTATCCGGACCGCCTGCATCCGGATGTGCAGACCTATCTGGATGAGCATCTGCTGCGCTCGTTCAGCAATCGCAGCACCATGAATCTGCGCGGCGGACAACTGCGTCCGCGAACATTGAGGCGACGCATGTCCTGCAAGGGAGCCATCAAAAAGACGCGCTCCATCAACGTGGACT CTGATAACCTGGGCATGGAGGGACCTTCTCCGCTGACGGAACGTCGCCTGTCCTCGATTGTGCCACCACCATGGCTGCAGGCCAACAAGCAGAGCCACGTCAGTGTGTTCGCCACGACGCCGGAGGAGGGACCCACCAGCTCACCGCTGAGTCTGGGCAACGAGCTCATCCGGGAGAACATCTATCCGGTGGATCCGCATCACAGTCGCTCGGCGATCGACAGACGCAGCGAGTTCGTGCGCCAGCAAGAGA TAACAGTGCCAAAAATTCTAATACAACGCCATCGTGCCGAAACAAATTTCGCGGACACAGAAGTGGAGGAGCTGATTGCGATGCTGCGCGAAACGGAGAATCTCGAGGAGCAGGGCGACATCCTACAGTACCTGGTGGACACTCAGGGTCTGGACTTCAATACGG CCGGCCTGGGATTCAAGAATAAGTCGGAGGAGAATGCCACTCCGAATGCGAATAACGCCG AGCTCGAGCAAGCGTTTGTGGATGATGTGGTGCTGGAACtggctggtggtggtggtggcgcaGGTGCAGCTGGAGGTGGAGGTGATGGGGCCAAGAAGAGCCCAACGATTGTCCTGCCCACGGTGATCATCGATGCTGCTACTATTCCAGCCGGCACCGGCACCGATCCGGATAATGCCGCCCATCCGAGTTCCGCCACCGCCAACAGCAATAATAGCCATTGCATCGGCAACACTAGCAACattagcagcagcagcagcaacatcagcaatcACAACAACATGAGCCCACATGAGAATAACCACGATTCTTCCCAATCCGAAGGCATGCTCGAAGAGGGACGCGTGGTGACCGTGCGGGATCTGCTGAAGGGACTCTACGAGAAGGCGTGCCAGCAGAAGCTCTGGGGACTCGTCCGCCACACGGCCGGCATGCTGGGCAAACGGGTGGAGGATTTGGCCAAAGCGGTCACTGATCTGCTCGTCCGACAGAAGCAGGTCACCGTGGGAATGCCACCAAATAATGAGCACACCATAACGGCGCCGCTGCCGGAAGTCGAGCTGCGTCAGCTCATCCACGAT GCCTATGGCGATGATGAGAGTACGGCGATGCTGACGCAGGAGTTGATGGTCTACCTGGCCATGTTCATACGCACCGAGCCGCAGCTGTTCCACGAGATGCTACGCCTGCGCGTCGGCCTGATCATCCAGGTGATGGCCAAGGAGCTGTCCCGCACCCTCAACTGCGACGGCGAGGCGGCGTCGGAGCATTTACTTAACCTCTCGCCCTTCGAGATGAAAAATCTCCTGTATCACATACTCAGCGGCAAGGAGTTTGCTGTTAGTAGCG TCGCCCGTGGCAATCTGTCCATTGTGAGCTGCAAGAGCAGCCGCGTTAGCAAGAAGAGCCAGATCGGCCTGGGTGATCCGGAGGGCGAAGATGCGCTCATAGCCACCATTGACGACCGGCAGGGTCAGTGGCTGCGCCGGCGACGGCTGGACGGCGCCCTCAATCGTGTGCCCCGCGATTTCTATTCGCGCGTGTGGACCGTACTGGAGAAGTGCCAGGGTCTGGCCATCGAGGGACGTGTCCTGCAGCAGAGTCTCACGCAGGAGATGACGCCGGGCGAACTGAAGTTTGCGCTGGAGGTGGAGACGGCCCTCAACCAGATACCGCAGCCCGAGTACAGGCAGCTGGTGGTCGAGGCTCTGATGGTGCTCACACTCGTCACCGAGCACAATATGGTGCCCTCGCTGGGTGGCGTCATCTACGTGGAGCATCTGGTGCACAAGGCCAATCAGTTGTTCCTCGAGGATCAGCGCAAGGTGCAGGGCGATGCAACGCTGTGCTGCGCCAAGATCAAGGACggcaaggagcagcagcaggccgCCTCCGGGATGCTACTCTGCGGCGGTGCCGCCTACATATGCCAGCATCTCTACGACAG TGCTCCCAGCGGCAGCTATGGCACCATGACCTACATGTCCCGGGCGGTGGCCCTTGTGCTCGACTGTGTGCCCAAGCATGGCGAGATGGAGTGCGCCATCTCCTAA